Within Cetobacterium sp. NK01, the genomic segment TTTAGAAGTTGAAATACTATCACAAGAAGAAGATAGATTAGAAAAGCTTAGAAAACAAAAAGAAAAAAAAGTTAATAACTTGAAAAAGTATCTTACAGACATTCTTTTAAATTTAGATAAAAATAAAATTGAAACAGAATTAGGAAACTTAGGACTTAGAAAAAGTGTTTCAGTTGCAATAGATAATTTAGATCTTATACCTAAAAAATATATTCAAAAGAAAATAGAATTAGTACCAGACAAAAGGACGTTGTCAGAACTCTTAAAACAGGGTAAAAACATAAAAGGAGTACATTTAGAAGACAAATACTCGTTACAAATAAGATAGGCTTTAAAATTGATTTTAAACAGTTTAGAGAGGTAATTTATGTATGTAGTAAGTACTTATAATGGTACATATCAACTAGAGTTTAGAGGATGTTTTGAAACTTTAGATGAAGCGATGGAAGAATTTCAAAAAGCAGAGAGAGAATATATGGAAAGTTTTGAATATGAAGTTGGAACTACAGAATATAATCAAGAATTAGAGAATTTCATGTTTCACAGTAGAATAGATAAGTGTTAATTTTGAGTAGAAGATGTGATATACTAAAGAAAATATATTAATGAGGTGAAAAAGATGGTTAAGAAAAAGTTACCTGCAGGAATAGATGACTTCAAAAAAATAATAGAAAATGACTATTATTTTGCTGATAAATCAATGTTCATAGATGAATTATTGAATAAGAAATCCGAAGTAACACTATTACCAAGACCAAGAAGATTTGGAAAAACTTTAAATATGTCAATGCTTAACTATTTCTTTAACATAGAAGATAGAGAGCTTAATAGAAATTTATTTAATGATCTTAATATTTCGAATACAGATAAAATGATATATCAAGGTGAATATCCAGTTATATATATCAGTTTAAAAGATATAAAAGTCAATAACTGGGAGCTTTGCTTAGAAAAATTTATAGGTTTGATAAAAAAAGAATACAAAAAATATGGACTTATTTTAGAAGAAAAAAGAGATGCACAGGAAAATTCACTTTTAAATTTATCAGAGCATTTGTATGAAAAATATGGAAAAAAAGTAATTATCCTAATAGATGAATATGATACTCCATTAGTAACAGCCCACTCACAAGGTTATTATGATGAAGCTATATTCTTCTTTCGTAATTTTCTGAGTGCAGCATTAAAAGGAAATCCCTACTTGGAATTTGCAGTGCTTACTGGAATATTGAGAATAGCAAAAGAAAGTATATTTTCTGGCTTAAATAATATTACTGTATCTACAATATTGGATAATAATTTTAATTATTTTGGATTAACTGAAGGTGAAGTGGAACAAGCTTTAAAATATTATGAATTAGATTATGAACTAGAAGAAATTAAAAAATGGTACAACGGTTATAGATTTGGAGATAAACTAGTTTATAATCCTTGGTCTATTATAAATTGTATTAACAATAAAGAACTTAATCCCTACTGGATAAATACAAGTGATAATGCTCTAATAAAACAACTATTAGCTAAAAATGATAAAAAGGTATTTGAGGAGTTGGAGTTAATATTCAAGGGAGAATCAATCTGGGAAACGATTTCAGAAAATATAATATTTGATGATTTAAATAATACGAATACTGTTTGGTCTTTAATGTTATTTTCAGGATATTTAACATATGAGAAAATGAGAATATCTCCAATAACTGGACTTAAATCATATTCATTAAAAATACCTAATCAAGAGATTAAAAGTTTCTTTAGACAAAGTTTCATAGAGACATACACAAAAGGAGATGTTCACTTTTATGGAACTATGATGGAAGATTTATTTTTAGGAAATTTAAATTCATTTATAAATAAATTTAAAAAAATGTATATGTCCGCAGTAAGTTATCATGATACTGGAGATAGCGAGAAATACTATCATCACTTTATGCTAGGAGTTCTTTTAACACTAGGTGATAAGTATATAATTACTTCTAATAGAGAAAGTGGTTATGGTAGATATGATATAGCACTAGAACCTAAAGATAAGAGCAACTATGGATTAATATTTGAGTTTAAAATAGGTGATAAAAACTCCATTGAAGATAAAGCGAGAGAAGCTTTAGCTCAAATAAATGAGAAAAAATATGATATATCTATGAAAAATAATGGAGTATCAAAAGTAATAAAAATAGGAATGGCTTTCAGTGGCAAAGATGTTGCTATAGAAAGTGAAATTAACTAAATAGAGAATTAGACAAGAGGTCGTCCTTAGGGATGACCTCTTTTAATTTAGGAGGAAATTATGAAATATTATTTACATAGAGCAGTAGCAAATAAACTAAAAGGCACTAAGAAGTTTAAAATAACAGAATATACAATTCAGGAATTTGAATCATTTAAGAAAGCTTTACAAGCGTTTATGAAAGATTTTCTAATTGAAGGAGACAGAGACCAAAAGGGATTTGCTACTGAAAAGAAAATAGCTATGAGAATAACTACAACAAAGAAAAAGATTAGAGCAAGACTTTATAAACTCCCATTGAGTCAATACCAAGCTTTAGCACTAAATCCACCTACAAGCAAATACAGATGTTGTAGAGAATATTTAGAAACAGATCCAGAGTATGGAATGGTTCATGAC encodes:
- a CDS encoding siphovirus Gp157 family protein, whose product is MKAYEIVNGMIDTLDIFLESDQNESDRENYNYIMEFLQEELENKSSNIIKYIRNISLEVEILSQEEDRLEKLRKQKEKKVNNLKKYLTDILLNLDKNKIETELGNLGLRKSVSVAIDNLDLIPKKYIQKKIELVPDKRTLSELLKQGKNIKGVHLEDKYSLQIR
- a CDS encoding AAA family ATPase encodes the protein MVKKKLPAGIDDFKKIIENDYYFADKSMFIDELLNKKSEVTLLPRPRRFGKTLNMSMLNYFFNIEDRELNRNLFNDLNISNTDKMIYQGEYPVIYISLKDIKVNNWELCLEKFIGLIKKEYKKYGLILEEKRDAQENSLLNLSEHLYEKYGKKVIILIDEYDTPLVTAHSQGYYDEAIFFFRNFLSAALKGNPYLEFAVLTGILRIAKESIFSGLNNITVSTILDNNFNYFGLTEGEVEQALKYYELDYELEEIKKWYNGYRFGDKLVYNPWSIINCINNKELNPYWINTSDNALIKQLLAKNDKKVFEELELIFKGESIWETISENIIFDDLNNTNTVWSLMLFSGYLTYEKMRISPITGLKSYSLKIPNQEIKSFFRQSFIETYTKGDVHFYGTMMEDLFLGNLNSFINKFKKMYMSAVSYHDTGDSEKYYHHFMLGVLLTLGDKYIITSNRESGYGRYDIALEPKDKSNYGLIFEFKIGDKNSIEDKAREALAQINEKKYDISMKNNGVSKVIKIGMAFSGKDVAIESEIN